A single genomic interval of Nonomuraea rubra harbors:
- a CDS encoding CU044_5270 family protein, which yields MDDLRSLRELRAVVPEPGEEWTARGRRRLLRRMRTRRRGFGRALLLAGALGTAAAVALVVVRPQAPAQPVPSAQPRTVQLDPDTVLALAADTVGRRRAAEVPLPTQWQYSRTLDKQPARDTIETRESWIRYDGKQTAGFGRDGRLSVRDVPPDPGDDDLSPQQYDRKLRELPTDPKRLLAKVTRDRHWIDYPREEGVPHVVAPDAARAYGVIMLYLSRSGVMPPELESALFEALALIPGVRVEQGVTDAAGRSGLGIWRDTGEADPATRRYRILDPRTYRYLGERTIWLRDENMFGDAEPEVRKGAVWATAQLASVIVDRPGERG from the coding sequence GTGGATGACCTGCGATCCCTGCGCGAGCTGCGTGCCGTGGTGCCGGAGCCGGGCGAGGAGTGGACGGCCCGGGGCCGCCGCCGGCTGCTGCGCCGGATGCGCACGCGCAGGCGCGGATTCGGCCGCGCGCTCCTGCTGGCCGGCGCGCTGGGCACCGCGGCCGCGGTCGCCCTGGTCGTCGTCCGGCCGCAGGCGCCCGCGCAGCCGGTTCCATCGGCCCAGCCGCGGACCGTCCAGCTCGACCCGGACACCGTCCTGGCCCTGGCCGCCGACACGGTGGGCAGGCGCCGGGCCGCCGAGGTGCCGCTGCCGACGCAGTGGCAGTACAGCAGGACACTGGACAAGCAGCCGGCCCGGGACACGATCGAGACCAGGGAGTCCTGGATCCGCTACGACGGCAAGCAGACCGCCGGCTTCGGCAGGGACGGCAGGCTGTCCGTCCGGGACGTCCCGCCCGACCCGGGTGACGACGACCTGTCGCCGCAGCAGTACGACCGGAAGCTGCGCGAGCTGCCCACCGACCCGAAGCGGCTGCTCGCCAAGGTGACCAGGGACCGGCACTGGATCGACTACCCCAGGGAGGAAGGCGTCCCCCATGTCGTCGCCCCCGACGCCGCCCGCGCCTACGGCGTGATCATGCTCTACCTCAGCCGGTCCGGCGTCATGCCGCCCGAGCTGGAGTCGGCCCTCTTCGAGGCCCTGGCGCTCATCCCCGGCGTCCGGGTCGAGCAGGGCGTCACCGACGCGGCCGGCCGCAGCGGCCTGGGCATCTGGCGGGACACCGGCGAGGCGGACCCGGCCACCCGCCGCTACCGCATCCTGGACCCGCGGACCTACCGCTACCTGGGCGAGCGGACGATCTGGCTGCGCGACGAGAACATGTTCGGCGACGCGGAGCCCGAGGTCCGCAAGGGTGCGGTGTGGGCCACCGCCCAGCTCGCCTCGGTCATCGTGGACCGCCCAGGCGAGCGGGGCTGA
- a CDS encoding sigma-70 family RNA polymerase sigma factor: MIDEVPGEPADSELIRRSGQVPEIFAELFDRHAAALRRYVARRLGESLADDVVSDAFLAAFRRRRHYDPSHPDARPWLYGIAARLIQRHRRVEVRLYRALARTGVDEITEPYADRIDDRVAAEQAGLAAALADLPAADREVLLLVAWADMTYEDVARALGIPIGTVRSRLHRARARTRAALGGSDPTTAREESFGG; the protein is encoded by the coding sequence GTGATCGACGAAGTGCCCGGCGAGCCGGCCGACTCCGAGCTGATCCGGCGGTCCGGGCAGGTCCCGGAGATCTTCGCCGAGCTCTTCGACCGGCACGCGGCGGCCCTGCGGCGCTACGTCGCCAGGCGGCTCGGGGAGTCGCTGGCCGACGACGTCGTCTCCGACGCGTTCCTGGCCGCGTTCCGGCGCCGCCGCCACTACGACCCGAGCCATCCCGACGCCCGCCCCTGGCTGTACGGCATCGCCGCCAGGCTCATCCAGCGTCACCGCCGGGTCGAGGTCAGGCTCTACCGGGCCCTGGCCCGCACCGGGGTGGACGAGATCACCGAGCCGTACGCCGACAGGATCGACGACCGCGTAGCGGCGGAGCAGGCGGGCCTGGCCGCGGCGCTGGCGGACCTGCCGGCCGCCGACCGGGAGGTGCTGTTACTCGTGGCCTGGGCGGACATGACGTACGAGGACGTGGCCCGCGCACTGGGCATCCCCATCGGCACCGTCCGGTCCCGCCTGCACCGCGCCAGGGCCAGGACCCGCGCGGCGCTCGGCGGGAGCGACCCCACCACGGCACGAGAGGAGTCCTTCGGTGGATGA
- a CDS encoding MFS transporter, translating into MRARLPLRLARTAAFAAVCVTLAALAHVLGGGAAPAPWAAALGLAGVSALGLALCGRERSAGTINLVLVGAQVGLHELFAGEGASYVSVHGHAQGGLAVNAGMLLTHLTATVITGLWLSRGEAALWSLLRRIGRRLVLLLPPAAAPVSRPGAPVVRTRVVPPQPDLRHSVARRGPPLPA; encoded by the coding sequence ATGCGTGCGCGACTTCCCCTCCGGCTCGCGCGGACGGCCGCCTTCGCCGCCGTCTGCGTGACCCTGGCCGCGCTCGCCCACGTCCTCGGCGGCGGCGCCGCACCCGCGCCCTGGGCCGCCGCGCTCGGGCTCGCGGGCGTGTCCGCGCTCGGGCTGGCGCTGTGCGGCAGGGAGCGCTCGGCGGGCACGATCAACCTGGTGCTGGTCGGCGCGCAGGTCGGGCTGCACGAGCTGTTCGCGGGCGAGGGCGCCTCCTACGTCTCGGTGCACGGGCACGCTCAGGGCGGCCTGGCCGTCAACGCCGGCATGCTGCTCACGCACCTCACCGCCACGGTGATCACCGGCCTGTGGCTGTCGCGCGGCGAGGCCGCGCTCTGGTCGCTGCTGCGCCGCATCGGCCGCCGTCTCGTCCTCCTGCTCCCCCCGGCCGCCGCGCCCGTGTCGCGGCCCGGCGCGCCGGTCGTCCGCACCAGGGTGGTGCCGCCGCAGCCGGATCTCCGGCACAGCGTGGCCAGGCGTGGTCCTCCACTTCCCGCCTGA
- a CDS encoding YcnI family protein, whose amino-acid sequence MSFVRRAATVVAAATALTAALALPAFAHVTIQPGTAEQGGFTKVAFRVPNERDNASTTKIEVSFPTEHPLAFVSVKPVPGWTVKVTEGKLPAPVKTEYGDLEEAVTKVVWEGGKINPGEFQEFEVSMGQLPEVDSLMFPTKQTYSGGEVVDWSEAPKADGTEPEHPAPLLKLVPAAEDGATATPATAAASASAAASASGAPSVTPVAAASSSDGTARLLGGAGLVVGIIGVVIGALGLRRRPSA is encoded by the coding sequence ATGTCCTTCGTACGCCGTGCCGCGACCGTGGTCGCCGCCGCCACCGCGCTCACCGCCGCTCTGGCCCTGCCCGCGTTCGCGCACGTCACCATCCAGCCGGGCACCGCCGAGCAGGGCGGGTTCACCAAGGTCGCGTTCCGGGTGCCGAACGAGCGCGACAACGCCTCGACCACCAAGATCGAGGTCTCCTTCCCCACCGAACACCCGCTGGCCTTCGTCTCCGTCAAGCCCGTGCCCGGGTGGACGGTCAAGGTCACCGAGGGCAAGCTGCCCGCGCCGGTCAAGACCGAGTACGGCGATCTGGAAGAGGCCGTCACCAAGGTCGTCTGGGAGGGCGGCAAGATCAATCCTGGGGAGTTCCAGGAGTTCGAGGTGTCCATGGGGCAGCTGCCCGAGGTGGACTCGCTGATGTTCCCGACCAAGCAGACGTACTCGGGCGGCGAGGTCGTGGACTGGTCGGAGGCCCCGAAGGCCGACGGCACGGAGCCCGAGCACCCGGCGCCGCTGCTCAAGCTGGTGCCCGCCGCCGAGGACGGCGCCACGGCCACCCCCGCCACCGCCGCGGCGTCCGCGTCCGCCGCGGCGTCAGCCTCCGGCGCCCCGTCGGTGACGCCGGTCGCGGCCGCCTCGTCGTCGGACGGCACCGCCCGCCTGCTCGGCGGGGCCGGGCTCGTCGTGGGCATCATCGGCGTCGTGATCGGCGCCCTGGGCCTGCGCCGCCGCCCGTCCGCCTGA
- a CDS encoding ABC transporter permease, producing the protein MSTGEDPGAGGARTATLGPRRTPGLVPVTETMRTTERHEPEPAPAAPPEPAGRATWAFWRLLGSELGLTFRRPRNLVMLSVLAVVPVVVGVALRMFGSSTDDDMSGLVQDVAGNSLMLTFVSFSFLVLLLMPVAVSVVAGDSIAGEAGGGTLRYLLAAPAGRTRLLAIKYLNAVVYAYAVTAVVALSALVTGLVLFPAGDVTLLSGTTVPLTDGLLRIAISVGYVGAGMAALAAVALALSVFTEVSIGAIAGTVVLVIVCQVLRAIPELGSIAPYLLPTRFTNFDAVLRSPIDVAALRDGLLTFGAYIVLFGSIAWARFSGKDITS; encoded by the coding sequence ATGTCGACGGGTGAGGACCCGGGGGCGGGCGGTGCGCGGACGGCCACGCTCGGTCCGCGGCGCACGCCGGGGCTGGTCCCGGTGACGGAGACGATGCGCACCACCGAACGCCACGAGCCGGAGCCCGCGCCCGCGGCCCCGCCCGAGCCGGCCGGGCGGGCGACGTGGGCGTTCTGGCGGCTGCTCGGCTCGGAGCTGGGCCTGACCTTCCGCCGGCCGCGCAACCTGGTCATGCTGTCCGTGCTGGCCGTCGTGCCGGTCGTGGTCGGCGTCGCGCTGCGCATGTTCGGCTCGTCGACGGACGACGACATGAGCGGGCTCGTCCAGGACGTGGCGGGCAACAGCCTCATGCTGACGTTCGTGTCGTTCTCGTTCCTGGTGCTGCTGCTGATGCCGGTGGCCGTGAGCGTGGTGGCGGGCGACTCGATCGCGGGGGAGGCCGGGGGCGGCACGCTGCGCTACCTGCTGGCCGCGCCGGCCGGCCGTACCCGGCTGCTGGCGATCAAGTACCTCAACGCGGTCGTCTACGCCTACGCGGTGACGGCGGTGGTCGCGCTGTCGGCGCTGGTGACGGGGCTGGTGCTGTTCCCGGCGGGGGACGTGACGCTGCTGTCCGGCACGACGGTGCCGCTGACCGACGGGCTGCTGCGGATCGCCATCTCGGTCGGGTACGTCGGAGCCGGCATGGCGGCGCTGGCCGCGGTCGCGCTGGCGCTGTCGGTGTTCACCGAGGTGTCCATCGGGGCCATCGCGGGGACCGTGGTGCTGGTCATCGTCTGCCAGGTGCTGCGGGCCATCCCGGAGCTGGGCTCGATCGCGCCGTACCTGCTGCCGACCAGGTTCACCAACTTCGACGCGGTGCTGCGCAGCCCGATCGACGTGGCGGCCCTGCGGGACGGGCTGCTGACGTTCGGGGCGTACATCGTGCTGTTCGGCTCGATCGCCTGGGCGCGGTTCTCCGGCAAGGACATCACGTCCTGA
- a CDS encoding ABC transporter ATP-binding protein, with protein MTTVTQEAGAPFGAAPPSGDPAEDAAILTRGLTKRFKGGQVAVDALDLTVPRGSVFGFLGPNGSGKTTTIRMLLGLVAPTEGEYSVLGLPQARALPKVGALVEGPAFYPYLSGAANLMRFDAADPTARRGTAKSRIADALDRVGLSAAAGKRYRNYSLGMRQRLAIAAALLGPRELLVLDEPTNGLDPQGTREVRTLVKEIAAEGTTVFVSSHLLAEVEQMCTHAAIMRTGRLVAQGTIASLSAGLVTRIRVETPDPDDAARVLAGLGLADVRAEGREVTAELGGHAPEQVNAALVGEGVAVRGLAVARPSLEDVFVGLTGEGFDVDG; from the coding sequence GTGACCACCGTCACGCAGGAAGCGGGGGCGCCCTTCGGGGCGGCCCCGCCCTCCGGGGACCCGGCGGAGGACGCCGCGATCCTCACCCGGGGGCTGACCAAACGATTCAAGGGCGGCCAGGTCGCCGTGGACGCGCTCGACCTGACCGTGCCGCGCGGCTCGGTGTTCGGCTTCCTCGGGCCCAACGGCTCCGGCAAGACGACCACGATCCGCATGTTGCTCGGCCTGGTCGCGCCCACCGAGGGCGAGTACTCCGTGCTGGGGCTGCCGCAGGCCAGGGCCCTGCCCAAGGTGGGGGCGCTGGTCGAGGGGCCGGCGTTCTACCCGTACCTGTCGGGTGCGGCCAACCTGATGCGCTTCGACGCGGCCGACCCGACCGCGCGGCGCGGCACCGCCAAGAGTCGGATCGCCGACGCGCTCGACCGGGTGGGCCTGTCGGCCGCCGCGGGCAAGCGTTACCGCAACTACTCGCTCGGCATGCGCCAGCGGCTGGCCATCGCGGCCGCGCTGCTGGGGCCGCGCGAGCTGCTCGTGCTCGACGAGCCGACCAACGGGCTCGACCCGCAGGGCACCCGCGAGGTGCGCACGCTGGTCAAGGAGATCGCCGCGGAGGGCACCACGGTGTTCGTCTCCTCGCACCTGCTGGCCGAGGTCGAGCAGATGTGCACGCACGCCGCGATCATGCGTACCGGCAGGCTCGTCGCGCAGGGCACGATCGCCTCGCTCAGCGCCGGCCTGGTCACCCGCATCAGGGTGGAGACGCCGGATCCCGACGACGCCGCGCGGGTGCTGGCCGGGCTCGGCCTGGCCGACGTGCGCGCCGAGGGCCGCGAGGTCACGGCGGAGCTGGGCGGGCACGCGCCCGAGCAGGTGAACGCCGCGCTCGTGGGGGAGGGCGTGGCCGTACGCGGGCTGGCCGTGGCGCGGCCGAGCCTGGAGGACGTGTTCGTGGGACTGACAGGGGAGGGCTTCGATGTCGACGGGTGA